The Camelina sativa cultivar DH55 chromosome 14, Cs, whole genome shotgun sequence genome includes a window with the following:
- the LOC104739922 gene encoding F-box protein PP2-A12 isoform X2 — protein MGVAQSGLHKDSSSSSSSSSSSCFGDGDLLKIGLGDLPEGCVAMIVENLDPVEICRFSKLNRAFRGASWADCVWESKLPPNYRVLLEKILGGFPENLQKRHLYTCLSRINSFDDGTKVWIDKRTSGVCLSISAKGLSITGIDDRRYWSHIPTDESRFSSVAYLQQIWWFEVDGEIDFPFPVGTYSIFFKLQLGRSGKWFGRRVCNTEQVHGWDIKPVRFQLWTEDGQHSSSQCMLTERGNWTHYHAGDFVVRESNKSSTKIKFSMTQIDCTHTKGGLSLDSVVVYPSSCKSQLKRF, from the exons ATGGGTGTGGCTCAGTCTGGTCTTCACAAggattcgtcttcttcttcgtcttcgtcgtcgtcgtcttgtTTTGGGGATGGGGATCTATTGAAGATTGGTTTAGGTGATTTGCCAGAGGGTTGCGTGGCTATGATTGTTGAGAATTTGGATCCCGTTGAGATCTGTAGATTCTCGAAGCTCAACAGAGCATTCCGCGGCGCTTCTTGGGCTGATTGCGTCTGGGAATCGAAGCTTCCTCCGAATTACAGAGTTCTTCTCGAGAAAATCCTTGGTGGTTTCCCGGAAAATTTGCAAAAGAGACACCTTTATACTTGTCTCTCCAGGATTAACTCATTTGATGACGGCACCAAG GTGTGGATAGACAAACGAACCAGTGGTGTTTGTCTATCCATTTCAGCTAAAGGATTGTCCATCACAGGCATTGATGATCGTAGATATTGGAGTCATATCCCCACTGATGAATCTCG GTTTTCATCTGTGGCTTATCTTCAACAAATCTGGTGGTTTGAAGTTGATGGGGAAATCGATTTCCCATTCCCGGTTGGAACCTACAGCATCTTCTTTAAGCTTCAACTAGGCCGGTCGGGAAAATGGTTTGGTCGACGGGTCTGTAACACCGAACAAGTCCATGGTTGGGACATTAAACCGGTTCGGTTTCAACTCTGGACAGAAGATGGTCAACATTCCTCATCTCAATGCATGTTAACTGAGCGAGGAAACTGGACTCACTACCACGCCGGAGACTTTGTTGTCCGGGAATCGAATAAGTCATCGACAAAGATTAAGTTTTCGATGACTCAGATCGATTGTACACATACCAAAGGCGGGTTATCTCTAGACTCTGTAGTCGTATACCCAAGCTCGTGTAAAAGCCAGTTGAAGCGGTTTTAA
- the LOC104739922 gene encoding F-box protein PP2-A12 isoform X1 has product MGVAQSGLHKDSSSSSSSSSSSCFGDGDLLKIGLGDLPEGCVAMIVENLDPVEICRFSKLNRAFRGASWADCVWESKLPPNYRVLLEKILGGFPENLQKRHLYTCLSRINSFDDGTKKVWIDKRTSGVCLSISAKGLSITGIDDRRYWSHIPTDESRFSSVAYLQQIWWFEVDGEIDFPFPVGTYSIFFKLQLGRSGKWFGRRVCNTEQVHGWDIKPVRFQLWTEDGQHSSSQCMLTERGNWTHYHAGDFVVRESNKSSTKIKFSMTQIDCTHTKGGLSLDSVVVYPSSCKSQLKRF; this is encoded by the exons ATGGGTGTGGCTCAGTCTGGTCTTCACAAggattcgtcttcttcttcgtcttcgtcgtcgtcgtcttgtTTTGGGGATGGGGATCTATTGAAGATTGGTTTAGGTGATTTGCCAGAGGGTTGCGTGGCTATGATTGTTGAGAATTTGGATCCCGTTGAGATCTGTAGATTCTCGAAGCTCAACAGAGCATTCCGCGGCGCTTCTTGGGCTGATTGCGTCTGGGAATCGAAGCTTCCTCCGAATTACAGAGTTCTTCTCGAGAAAATCCTTGGTGGTTTCCCGGAAAATTTGCAAAAGAGACACCTTTATACTTGTCTCTCCAGGATTAACTCATTTGATGACGGCACCAAG AAGGTGTGGATAGACAAACGAACCAGTGGTGTTTGTCTATCCATTTCAGCTAAAGGATTGTCCATCACAGGCATTGATGATCGTAGATATTGGAGTCATATCCCCACTGATGAATCTCG GTTTTCATCTGTGGCTTATCTTCAACAAATCTGGTGGTTTGAAGTTGATGGGGAAATCGATTTCCCATTCCCGGTTGGAACCTACAGCATCTTCTTTAAGCTTCAACTAGGCCGGTCGGGAAAATGGTTTGGTCGACGGGTCTGTAACACCGAACAAGTCCATGGTTGGGACATTAAACCGGTTCGGTTTCAACTCTGGACAGAAGATGGTCAACATTCCTCATCTCAATGCATGTTAACTGAGCGAGGAAACTGGACTCACTACCACGCCGGAGACTTTGTTGTCCGGGAATCGAATAAGTCATCGACAAAGATTAAGTTTTCGATGACTCAGATCGATTGTACACATACCAAAGGCGGGTTATCTCTAGACTCTGTAGTCGTATACCCAAGCTCGTGTAAAAGCCAGTTGAAGCGGTTTTAA
- the LOC104743272 gene encoding F-box/LRR-repeat/kelch-repeat protein At1g09650-like: MSRKKQRCLRRESLPHDCVELILERLDVDSLMRFKAVSKQWKSTIESPFFQRRQLTHGQQSRGNPDVVMVSLYPDDIRDPVVESLSRLVLGSSSSVSIPTPWDADNTQFLVPYNSCDGLVSVLLSSTFIMVSEQMVSPVVIPTTRWYRPLPLCKLQQLMFDLGRSFYDLHYVVPSLGFGKDKITGTYKPVWLYNSSEIGRDNATTCEVFDFSTNSWRYVSPASPYRIFGCPDPVYVDGSLHWFTECEEEPKILSFDLHTEAFQVVCKAPFANVDDLDIAICDLDNRLCVWEKKWPNQVIWSFDSANKTWQKMCSIDLATTSQWFGRCTHVLLPLALFDGKKKLLFYCRERREALVELDLQSNTYDVVFHDFSIGDPVCYFQSLISIS; encoded by the exons ATGTCAAGGAAAAAGCAACGCTGCTTGAGGAGGGAATCGCTTCCCCACGATTGCGTAGAGCTTATCCTAGAGAGACTTGATGTGGATTCTCTGATGAGATTCAAGGCTGTATCGAAACAATGGAAATCAACGATCGAATCTCCATTCTTCCAACGAAGACAGTTGACACATGGACAGCAATCAAGAGGTAATCCAGATGTTGTCATGGTCTCTTTATATCCTGATGATATTCGTGACCCGGTTGTAGAATCTCTAAGTAGACTGGTGTTGGGTTCATCATCATCGGTCAGTATCCCTACTCCTTGGGATGCCGATAACACCCAATTCTTGGTTCCCTATAATAGCTGTGACGGTCTCGTTT CTGTTCTTCTCTCATCAACCtttatcatggtatcagagcag ATGGTATCGCCCGTGGTCATCCCAACCACTAGATGGTATCGCCCTCTCCCTCTCTGTAAGCTACAACAACTCATGTTCGACTTAGGACGTAGTTTCTACGACCTTCATTACGTGGTCCCTAGTCTTGGTTTCGGTAAAGACAAAATCACGGGCACATACAAGCCCGTTTGGCTGTACAACTCTTCAGAGATCGGCCGAGACAACGCTACTACCTGCGAGGTTTTCGACTTTAGCACCAACTCTTGGAGGTATGTTTCTCCCGCTTCTCCTTATCGGATTTTTGGTTGCCCCGACCCTGTCTATGTAGATGGCTCGCTTCATTGGTTCACCGAGTGCGAGGAGGAACCCAAAATTCTATCCTTTGATCTTCACACCGAAGCCTTTCAAGTCGTCTGTAAAGCTCCCTTTGCCAATGTTGATGATTTAGATATCGCTATCTGCGACCTCGACAACCGCTTGTGCGTTTGGGAGAAGAAGTGGCCCAACCAAGTGATATGGTCATTCGATTCAGCCAATAAGACATGGCAGAAAATGTGTTCCATTGATCTGGCTACAACTTCTCAATGGTTTGGTAGATGCACACACGTGCTCTTGCCACTAGCACTTTTCGatgggaagaagaagttgttgttttACTGTCGTGAGCGAAGAGAAGCACTGGTGGAACTTGATCTCCAATCCAACACATATGATGTTGTTTTTCATGATTTCTCCATCGGTGATCCTGTTTGTTATTTTCAGAGTTTAATCTCTATTTCTTAA